One region of Prinia subflava isolate CZ2003 ecotype Zambia chromosome 6, Cam_Psub_1.2, whole genome shotgun sequence genomic DNA includes:
- the FRZB gene encoding secreted frizzled-related protein 3 yields the protein MWRGLPVLALAGLLLLGRAPAGRAAACEPVRIPLCKPLPWNMTKMPNHLHHSTQANAVLAMEQFEGLLGTNCSPDLLFFLCAMYAPICTIDFQHEPIKPCKSVCERARAGCEPVLLRYSHAWPDSLACDELPVYDRGVCISPEAIVTAEGADFPMDSNNGNCGGASIDRCKCKPVKATQKTYLRNNYNYVIRAKVKEVKTKCHDVTAVVEVKEILKSSLVNIPKDTVNLHTNSGCLCPPLSANEEYIIMGYEDEERSRLLLVEGSIAEKWKERLGKKIKRWDQKLRHAGKGKGEAGHGGARQARS from the exons ATGTGGCGGGGGCTGCCGGTGCTGGCCCTGgccgggctgctgctgctgggccgggcgccggcggggcgggcggcggcctGCGAGCCGGTGCGCATCCCGCTCTGCAAGCCGCTGCCCTGGAACATGACCAAGATGCCGAACCACCTGCACCACAGCACGCAGGCCAACGCCGTGCTGGCCATGGAGCAGTTCGAGGGGCTGCTGGGCACCAACTGCAGCCCCgacctcctcttcttcctctgcgCCATGTACGCGCCCATCTGCACCATCGACTTCCAGCACGAGCCCATCAAGCCCTGCAAGTCTGTGTGCGAGCGCGCCCGCGCCGGCTGCGAGCCCGTCCTGCTCCGCTACAGCCACGCCTGGCCCGACAGCCTGGCCTGCGACGAGCTGCCCGTCTACGACCGCGGCGTCTGCATCTCCCCCGAGGCCATCGTCACCGCCGAGGGCGCGG ATTTCCCTATGGATTCTAATAACGGCAACTGTGGAGGTGCCAGCATTG ACCGCTGCAAGTGCAAGCCTGTGAAGGCCACCCAGAAGACCTACCTGCGCAACAACTACAACTATG TCATTCGGGCTAAAGTGAAGGAGGTGAAGACTAAATGTCACGATGTCACTGCAGTGGTGGAGGTGAAGGAGATCCTAAAATCTTCCCTGGTGAACATTCCAAAGGACACCGTGAACCTTCACACGAATTCTGGCTGTCTGTGCCCACCCCTCAGTGCCAATGAAGAGTACATCATCATGGGCTACGAGGATGAGGAGCGCTCCAG GTTACTCTTGGTGGAAGGCTCCATAGCTGAGAAGTGGAAGGAACGGCttggtaaaaaaataaag CGCTGGGATCAGAAGCTCCGGCACGCGGGGAAGGGCAAGGGCGAGGCCGGCCACGGCGGCGCGCGGCAGGCACGCAGCTGA